The region CGGGCATCCGCAATCCGGCGGCGGCACCGGGCATGTTCGGCCAGGTGCTGCTGGGCTTCGCCCTGACCGAGGCCGTGGCGCTCTACGCCCTGGTCATCGCCTTCTTGATCTTGTTCGGCTAGCAGCGCGGGCTCGAACCGGGCGCGGGCAATATGCCGCAACTCGTCGTCAGCGACTTTTCGTCCCAGCTGATCTGGCTGGTCATCACTTTCGTGGTGCTCTATTTGATTCTCTGGCGGGTGGCGCTGCCGCGCATTGCCGAGGTCATGGACGAGCGCCAGCGCCGCATCACGGACGGCCTGGAAGAGGCGGAGCGACTCAAGGCCGA is a window of Alphaproteobacteria bacterium DNA encoding:
- a CDS encoding ATP synthase subunit C family protein, with the translated sequence METEAAKQIGAGLATIGLAGVGVGIGNIFASYVAAGIRNPAAAPGMFGQVLLGFALTEAVALYALVIAFLILFG